ATGAAAACATATATGCTCTCAGGCATTTGTGCGGCACTTGGTGGAATGATAATGCTTGCTAACTACAACTCTGCAAGAGCTGACTATGGGACAGTGTATACCTTGCAGTGTGTCTTGATTGTTGTACTGGGAGGGGTAAATCCCTATGGCGGCCGGGGACGAATCAGTGGAGTTGTTTTAGCAATTATCCTGTTACGCCTACTTGAAACAGGCCTCAACCGCTTCCCAAGAATCAGTAGCTACTATATTTCGCTCATCTGGGGTGGTGTTCTTATCCTGGTAATGGTCATGAATTACTTCACTGAACACAAGAAAGTGGTTTTCCGAGAACCCACTCAACCAACCCTGCAGAAGGAGACTGCCAAATGAAACCTATCAAAGTCATGTTAGTTGGTGAATCCTGGTTCTCCGAGAGTTCTCACCACAAAGGATTCGACCATTTCAGTTCTGGTATCTATGAAACTGGGCAAGAGCATATAAGAAATGCCCTGGAAGCGGATAAGGAAATTGAATACACGCATCTTGCTGGTCATCTTGCTGGTGAAGAGTTCCCTTCCAGTATTGAGGAGTTATCAAAATATGATGTGATAATCCTTAGTGACATTGGTGCAAATTCGCTTTTACTAAGTAGACGTGTATTTGTTGAAGGCAAAACTTCGGTGAATCGTCTTATACTGATCAGGGAGTGGGTAAAAGGTGGTGGTGCACTCTGTATGTGTGGAGGATACCTGTCTTTCGCGGGTATCCAAGCTTCTGCCAAGTACTTCAGGACACCAATAGAAGAGGTTCTACCTGTTGATATCTATACCTTCGATGACCGTGTTGAGACGCCCGAGGGCGTAGTCATAGAGGTTTTTGACCCTGAACATCCAATTATTAAAAACATTCCAAACCAGTGGCCTATCCTCTTGGGATACCAAGAGGCACCCTTGAAAAAGGATGCTCATCTCATCCTACGAACTGGCTACGGGCATCCTCTTCTCGCTACAATGGAGTATGGAAAAGGACGATCATTGGTTTGGATGTCTGATATCGGGCCCCATTGGTGTCCTCATGATTTTGTCGAATGGGAAGGTTATCGGCTGATGTGGCAGAATGCGATGCATTGGCTAGCGGAACGATGATAGCAACTCTCCACGAGAAGGATACTCCCTGTGCCTCAGTAACGTAAGGAACCTATTGTTATGCAAAACACCAATCACCTCATCGCCCTACTCCATGAACAGATGTTCACCTATGAAAGGGGCAATCCAGAACGGATTGCTCACCTAACCAAGGTCCATGACTATGCCAGAACGATTGGTTTACTTGAAGGCCTTGATGAGGAAACACTAGCAACCTTGGAAGCAGCCACGCTTGTGCATGATATCGGTATAAAGGTGTCCTTGGAAAAGTATGGAAACAGCAGAGGCGATTTGCAAGAGAAGGAAGGACCTCCTCTTGCCAGAGACCTCCTAACAAAGCTTGATTTTTCCTCTCCAATAATCGAACGAGTGGCGTTCTTGGTAGGACATCACCACACATACACAAATATCGAAGGAATCGACTACCAGATCCTCGTTGAAAGTGACTTCCTGGTAAATCTCCAAGAGAAGAAAACAGGTGTTGAAGCAATTAGAAAGGTATATGAGGAGATTTTCAAGACAAAGTCGGGCAAGCAGTTCTGTGGGGAGATGTTTGGGATATAGGAATCTCTTCAATTAGAGCAATTTCACCTTGCGCCATAAAAGAAAGGTGACTTATCATAAGGTCATACTTGTTCTATAAGTATAATAAACCCCTCTTGGAGGCCTCCCGTGAGACGACCTATCCGTTCTCTACTTATCGCCGGTTGCTTGATTGCAATGACCTTGTTCCTGATCGGTTGTGAGGAGGAGATTGATCCAGGAGTGGGAAATGGTACTATAGAGTTTTACATTGATCCTACTGATATTAACGATTCATATCACTACTTTTATATGGGCGATAATGTCACAGACAGCACATACTTTAGAGCAGCAAGCAGAGAGGGGCAGCTTATCAAGCAAAACCTGGGTATTTATGAGTCACCTTTGCTGAATGCAGGAACATGGGAATGTGAGGTATACGAGCTGACTCAAGCTTACTCAGGTGACGATACTCCTGATTCATCAATAATTGTTCGAAGTCATCTTGATATTCGTGTATCATTTGAACGAGATGAAACAAAGCAGGTAACTGTCACATTATCTCTATAGGTAGAAAGCCTCTTTGCTCATTTGCCAGTTACATGTCAGTTCTATTGGAGGAGGAAAAAAGCTGTATCCGTGGGTTTTTCTGCCCCTTCTAGAAACTGATTTTATAAAAATGCAGGGCAACATGTGTTCATATAAATCAACCACTCACAATTATTTCGATTGATTTACCAGCATCATCTATTTCTACTTCACTCAACATTGAAGTAACTTCATTTATGATTCCCCAATAATCGGAATCTGAATCTCAGTAATGAATCTGCTGCTATCCCGCTCTACAAACTGGTCAAGAATATTGAAGTTGACCTCCCATCCAGCAAGACGATACTCCCCTCTCTGTTCCCTGATCCGGTTTATTGCTGTTCCTATTGTCTCATAAGAACCCTTATGGTACCCACAGAGGAAAGAGCCTCCCTTGATGACTGACACTTCATGAGGTGAAGGAATCTCTGAATCTTCAGGAGTGTACTCGAAAAGATACGCCCCAAACTGTTTCGTGTTTTCCCGATAAAACACCAAGGTTGGGTGAAAGTAGAATACATCCGATCCGTAAAGAGTCTCCTCTGAACCGATGTCTAGATAGTACCGGTCAGGAAAGGTCTTCACCTGTACCTCCTGCAGTCTCACCTGGGGAAGCTGTACCTTGATAAACTCAATCTTTCGCTGGATTGCAGAATCGATGGAAATAAGTTCTTGCCATCGTTGCCTCAGAAGAGCAGACTGCCCCTGCAAACGTTCGATGGTATGATCGAGGGTTCTGCTATCCAAATACTCCCGGATTTGCTCTAATGAGTACCCCAAACGCTTCAAATATCGAATGGAAGCAACCTGGTAGACCTGGTCAAACTTGTAGAGCCGATACCCGTTGGCATGATTCCTATTGGAAGGAACCAACAAACCAATCTTGTCATAATACCGTAACGTCTGTACATCGATGGCAAACAAATCTGCCAATTCACCGATTGTGAAAAAGTCTTTCATGGAGCAATATTAGCGCTTGTCTCGTTCATACGGAACCCCAAGGGAGGCAGGATCTTGACTCTTTCCAATCGAGAAAAGTAGTACCAAAATTGTCACTAAGTAGGGGAACATCGCAAACACCTGGGAAGGAATCGCAGAGCCCATTGTCTGCATTCGTATCTGTAGGGCTTCAGCTGAGCCAATAACCAAGGCAGCTGCAAGGACTCCCAGAGGATTCCGCCGCCCAAGAATGACTGTAACCAAAGCAATATACCCCTTCCCGCTGGTGAGATTTTCCTGGAAGAACCCGAGTTTTACTGTTGAAAGGTAGGCTCCCCCCAGCCCACCAAGCACCCCGTTGATACAGGCAGCACCATAACGAACCATATTCACCCTGATCCCTGCAGTATCAGCAGCACGTGGGTTCTCTCCCACTGCCTTGAGGATGACCCCCCACTCAGTTTTATAGAACAACACCAGCAGGAGTATCACACAGAAAAACAGCAGGTAGACAAAAGGATCTTGGTCAAACAATGCTGGACCGACAATGGGAATCCTATGAAGTAAGGGAAGCTTTACCCGATTGATAATCTCAATGGAAGGGAGCGTGGTAGTCTTGCCGAACTGAATCAGGAACAAGAAACTGGTCAAACCCAGAAACAGGAAATTCAGGGCAAGGCCTGCAATTGTCTGGTCAGCCTTGTGGTGAATACTCAGCACTGCGTGGATCATGCTGGCGGCCACACCACCGGCAATACCGGCAAGTAGACCAAGCGCAACGCTGGAAGTCTGGAACATCGCCCAGAAGCTGAAATATGCACCACTAAGCATAATGGCTTCTACTCCAATATTGCTTATCCCAGCGCGTTCACTCACAGTCTCTCCCAATCCAGCAAGTGCGATAGGAGTTGCCATTCGGATAGTTGCCGCTAGAAAGGTTGTGATCAGGGTAAGAGTTACAGGATTCATCCTACACCTCCTTGAAGCTAAAGAACTGCTTCCGTGCTAAAATCATAATGACCAACAACCCCATAATGATGCTGGCAATAGATGTAGGAACCCCACTGCTACGCTGCATAGCCATCGATCCAACCTGCAAGGCTGCAATACCCAGCGAGCTGAGAATAATCCAGAATGGGTGGTTCTTCCCCAGAAGGGAAACTACGATAGCCAAGTACCCATAGCTTGGACTGATTCCTTCGATCAAGCGATGGTGCAAGCCAGCAATCTCACTTACCCCCGCCAAACCAGCAAGGCCACCACTGAGCAAAGCGGAAAATACCATGTGACTTCTCACAGAAATGCCGCTACACACACTAGCTCGTTTATTAAGGCCCACAGCCCGCATACAGAACCCTGTTGACGTCCTAAACATCAGCAAGTAGACCAAAATGGCGCAAATCAGGGCGATCAAGAATCCTGCATGCAGGCGTGTAGGCAAAAGCA
This sequence is a window from uncultured Sphaerochaeta sp.. Protein-coding genes within it:
- a CDS encoding HD domain-containing protein, producing the protein MQNTNHLIALLHEQMFTYERGNPERIAHLTKVHDYARTIGLLEGLDEETLATLEAATLVHDIGIKVSLEKYGNSRGDLQEKEGPPLARDLLTKLDFSSPIIERVAFLVGHHHTYTNIEGIDYQILVESDFLVNLQEKKTGVEAIRKVYEEIFKTKSGKQFCGEMFGI
- a CDS encoding MerR family transcriptional regulator, coding for MKDFFTIGELADLFAIDVQTLRYYDKIGLLVPSNRNHANGYRLYKFDQVYQVASIRYLKRLGYSLEQIREYLDSRTLDHTIERLQGQSALLRQRWQELISIDSAIQRKIEFIKVQLPQVRLQEVQVKTFPDRYYLDIGSEETLYGSDVFYFHPTLVFYRENTKQFGAYLFEYTPEDSEIPSPHEVSVIKGGSFLCGYHKGSYETIGTAINRIREQRGEYRLAGWEVNFNILDQFVERDSSRFITEIQIPIIGES
- a CDS encoding ABC transporter permease, with amino-acid sequence MNPVTLTLITTFLAATIRMATPIALAGLGETVSERAGISNIGVEAIMLSGAYFSFWAMFQTSSVALGLLAGIAGGVAASMIHAVLSIHHKADQTIAGLALNFLFLGLTSFLFLIQFGKTTTLPSIEIINRVKLPLLHRIPIVGPALFDQDPFVYLLFFCVILLLVLFYKTEWGVILKAVGENPRAADTAGIRVNMVRYGAACINGVLGGLGGAYLSTVKLGFFQENLTSGKGYIALVTVILGRRNPLGVLAAALVIGSAEALQIRMQTMGSAIPSQVFAMFPYLVTILVLLFSIGKSQDPASLGVPYERDKR
- a CDS encoding glutamine amidotransferase: MKPIKVMLVGESWFSESSHHKGFDHFSSGIYETGQEHIRNALEADKEIEYTHLAGHLAGEEFPSSIEELSKYDVIILSDIGANSLLLSRRVFVEGKTSVNRLILIREWVKGGGALCMCGGYLSFAGIQASAKYFRTPIEEVLPVDIYTFDDRVETPEGVVIEVFDPEHPIIKNIPNQWPILLGYQEAPLKKDAHLILRTGYGHPLLATMEYGKGRSLVWMSDIGPHWCPHDFVEWEGYRLMWQNAMHWLAER